From a region of the Paenibacillus sp. R14(2021) genome:
- a CDS encoding ABC transporter permease, protein MDRLLPLIQNETLKIWKKKRFYVIILVLLVLIPIFTYAQLRISETNKKNFKDWRNQLVQQINENQNMLASDRIPEEWKRSRRIAVQQLQYYLDHNVNPNSPDGVSFTRSFMSSSVTLFYPLLVLAIASDLISGERTAGTIKMLLTRPVKRWKILLSKLVALIFYVSLTVVVSGVLCYLISGAVFGYGGWGMPVFTGFLIKGSAIDSAYVHAVPQWLYILMESGLIWVSSMTVAILALMVSVLIRSTAASIVTMMAAVISGTILSSMSSSWQSAKYVFAVNLQLTDYLAGSPPPITGMTLSFSLFILAVWAAAALIVSFSVFTKQDIMN, encoded by the coding sequence TTGGATAGATTGCTGCCGCTCATTCAGAACGAAACGCTGAAAATATGGAAAAAGAAACGGTTTTACGTCATTATCTTGGTATTGCTCGTGCTTATTCCGATCTTCACCTATGCTCAGCTTCGCATTTCCGAGACGAACAAGAAAAATTTCAAGGATTGGCGCAATCAGCTGGTGCAGCAAATCAACGAGAATCAGAACATGCTCGCAAGCGACCGAATTCCTGAGGAATGGAAACGCTCGCGCCGGATAGCCGTCCAGCAGCTGCAGTATTATTTGGACCATAACGTTAACCCGAATTCGCCGGACGGCGTGTCGTTCACACGAAGCTTCATGTCGAGCTCCGTGACGCTGTTTTATCCGCTGCTCGTTCTGGCGATCGCATCGGATTTGATCTCGGGCGAGCGTACGGCTGGTACGATCAAAATGCTGCTTACCAGACCTGTTAAACGCTGGAAAATATTGCTGAGCAAGCTGGTAGCACTCATCTTCTACGTTTCTTTAACCGTTGTGGTCAGCGGCGTTCTCTGTTATCTTATATCAGGCGCAGTGTTTGGCTACGGCGGCTGGGGGATGCCGGTGTTTACGGGATTCTTAATCAAAGGCTCCGCGATTGACAGTGCCTATGTCCACGCCGTGCCGCAATGGCTGTATATACTGATGGAATCCGGTCTGATCTGGGTATCGTCCATGACAGTCGCCATCCTCGCGCTGATGGTCTCCGTCCTTATTCGGAGCACGGCTGCAAGCATCGTGACGATGATGGCCGCCGTCATCTCCGGGACGATTCTCTCCAGCATGTCGTCCTCCTGGCAAAGCGCCAAATACGTATTCGCCGTTAATTTGCAATTAACCGATTATTTAGCGGGTTCGCCGCCTCCAATTACAGGCATGACGCTGTCTTTCTCGCTTTTCATTCTCGCCGTTTGGGCGGCAGCCGCACTTATCGTTTCGTTCTCCGTCTTTACGAAACAGGACATCATGAATTAG
- a CDS encoding GDSL-type esterase/lipase family protein, translating into MRSVPSGVMWRIIGISALAATLLLLVGFGYAVKDMLYPKAQAYMGSDSKPELPPSGSLSSSKQITIAAIGDSLTKGTGDSTGEGYVKQLVAQLKLKYPNIPVKLGNNLAVNGLRADQLSRLLKTDKGYRYALKQANLIVFSIGGNDLFQIASGTTASESTGDLSLDKLKKELPQGLNRLTSVIKQLHEINPNAQVVYMGLYNPFYDLKDFRDGSLQIQQWNEQAYSVLHKYPNMTMIPTFDLFERTINTYLSSDHFHPNHDGYRQIAARIAQSLE; encoded by the coding sequence ATGCGAAGTGTTCCATCCGGCGTCATGTGGAGAATCATCGGAATTTCGGCGCTCGCGGCAACCTTGCTGCTGCTTGTCGGATTTGGCTATGCCGTGAAAGATATGCTGTATCCGAAGGCACAGGCTTATATGGGGAGTGACAGCAAACCGGAGCTTCCGCCAAGCGGCAGCCTAAGCAGCAGCAAACAAATCACGATTGCGGCAATCGGGGATTCGTTGACGAAAGGAACAGGCGATTCGACGGGCGAAGGGTATGTCAAGCAGCTGGTCGCGCAGTTGAAACTCAAATACCCGAACATTCCTGTCAAGCTCGGCAACAATTTGGCTGTTAATGGGCTGCGAGCGGATCAATTGAGCCGTCTGCTCAAAACGGATAAGGGGTACAGATATGCATTAAAGCAGGCGAATCTTATCGTTTTTTCAATCGGCGGCAACGATTTATTCCAAATCGCATCCGGAACGACGGCAAGCGAATCGACCGGCGATTTAAGCTTGGATAAGCTGAAGAAGGAGCTGCCTCAAGGTTTGAACCGCTTAACGAGCGTGATCAAGCAGCTGCACGAGATCAACCCGAATGCGCAGGTCGTGTATATGGGCCTCTATAATCCGTTTTACGACCTAAAGGATTTTCGGGACGGTTCACTGCAAATCCAGCAGTGGAATGAGCAAGCCTACTCAGTCCTTCATAAGTACCCCAATATGACTATGATTCCAACGTTCGATTTGTTTGAACGTACGATAAATACATACTTGTCTTCCGATCATTTTCACCCGAATCATGACGGCTATAGGCAGATTGCAGCACGAATTGCGCAGTCGTTGGAATAG
- a CDS encoding ABC transporter ATP-binding protein, translated as MTTNPDVVLSVRNVKKQISGKPIIKNVSFDVRKGEIFGFLGPNGAGKTTTIRMLVDLIKPTSGEVLICGYHVQREPEEALRHVGCIVENPEAYSYMSGWENLEHFARMQRGIDRARIEEVVSIVGLEARIHDKVKTYSLGMRQRLGIAQALLGKPKLLILDEPTNGLDPKGIKELREFVRTLADQGMSLFISSHLLSEIQLMCDRVAIISRGEVLAVGTVDELVNGAGNYVVWQFDQPEAGRRLLAKEHDIHFVGDDEHRIDESILAGLKDAQITTMSQDRISAVVEKAVFAGIGIVSVQRIAPTLEELFLQMTEGESIG; from the coding sequence ATGACTACAAATCCAGATGTCGTATTGTCTGTCAGAAATGTGAAGAAGCAAATCAGCGGCAAGCCGATCATCAAGAATGTAAGCTTTGACGTGAGAAAGGGCGAGATTTTCGGTTTTCTCGGACCGAACGGCGCCGGGAAAACGACGACGATCCGCATGCTTGTCGATTTGATCAAACCGACCTCGGGCGAAGTCCTGATCTGCGGCTATCATGTCCAGCGCGAGCCCGAAGAAGCACTGCGCCACGTGGGCTGCATTGTGGAAAATCCCGAGGCGTATTCCTACATGTCGGGCTGGGAGAATTTGGAGCACTTCGCACGCATGCAGCGCGGTATTGACCGTGCCCGAATTGAGGAGGTTGTCAGCATTGTCGGCCTCGAAGCCCGGATTCATGACAAGGTAAAGACATATTCGCTTGGTATGCGTCAGCGGCTCGGTATTGCGCAGGCGCTGCTTGGCAAGCCGAAGCTGCTTATCTTAGATGAGCCGACGAACGGTTTGGACCCTAAGGGCATCAAGGAGCTGCGCGAATTCGTCCGCACGTTGGCCGACCAGGGGATGAGCTTATTTATTTCCAGTCATTTGCTGAGCGAAATCCAGCTCATGTGCGACCGAGTCGCCATAATTAGCCGGGGCGAGGTGCTTGCGGTGGGTACCGTTGACGAGCTCGTGAACGGCGCAGGTAATTATGTCGTTTGGCAGTTCGACCAGCCGGAGGCCGGCAGGCGGCTGCTTGCGAAGGAGCATGATATCCATTTCGTCGGGGACGATGAACATCGCATCGACGAGAGCATTCTCGCCGGCTTGAAGGACGCCCAAATCACGACGATGAGCCAGGACCGCATCTCCGCCGTGGTAGAGAAGGCTGTATTTGCAGGTATCGGCATCGTTTCCGTGCAGCGGATTGCGCCGACGCTGGAAGAATTATTTTTGCAGATGACGGAGGGGGAGAGCATTGGATAG